The Geoalkalibacter subterraneus genome contains the following window.
CGTAAACGGTTTCGGTTGAGACTTTCCCGCTCTTTTTGTTGACCCTTTCGCGTTCGACCATGAAAGCCTGACCGACGTGAGGAAAGTCGAGATAGTCGTTGAGCTCGGCGGTGACCCAGATCCTCCGCGTCTCGATCCGGCCATGGTCGGAGTCGACGGTGACAGCGTGAGGTTCTTGGCGGCCATGAAAATACAGGGTGAGGTCTTCGAGAAGCCGGGGCTGATTGCCTTTGACGGTGAAATGGTAATGGGCCTGCCTGTCTTCGACCAGGTAGCGGGCCAATCGGCGTTGCGTCAATAGGGCGTCGGCGCTGATGGTCTTGCCTTCGATGCTGATCGCCTCGAGCAAGGGGATGGCCATTTTGATTTCGTTCGTTTGCTTGACCTCGTCGCTGCCATCGTCTATCGGCAGGAGGCCGACTTTTTTTGGGTGTGGCAGGTTTTGGTCTCGTGGCCGATCGCGCTCATGATATGCGTCTTGCGGCCTTGCTCGTCGGTGGCGTTGCACATGGTCTTGCCGTCAATGGCGAGGCTTTCATCCGCGCCTGCGTAAGCCTCGTTCCAACGTTGAAAGCTGCGGTCGAGATGATCCGGATCGACCCTGATGAGGATATCGCGGATGATGTATTCGCTCGGGACAAGGTACTGCCCTTGTTTTTTACGGCATCCGAAGCGCTCGCGCGCCTTGGGGCCAAGACTTT
Protein-coding sequences here:
- a CDS encoding ISAs1 family transposase; amino-acid sequence: MAIPLLEAISIEGKTISADALLTQRRLARYLVEDRQAHYHFTVKGNQPRLLEDLTLYFHGRQEPHAVTVDSDHGRIETRRIWVTAELNDYLDFPHVGQAFMVERERVNKKSGKVSTETVYGITSHTPQQADAQRILKTNRNHWCIENSCHYIIDWNYDEDRSRIRTGHGPENITRLRRFAVGLIKSKSVGSVAQKMRMLAMNPRAVFDYLRMTDNTRSRRSAAGCN